CACACGAAAGTTTGAAGcagttttgatttatttaaacacGTTGTCGAGTAGTTGATGTTGAGTATCGAAACAACgggaaagaaattaaataatcgaTTAATCAGAAGTATATCTATATAgaaatatttctatatttatcaTCTATGTGTATAGGCAgacgaaaatatttatattcagaGCCATAAGCGAAGAGTGTGGAAAACTAAATGCCCATAGTAcataacaaaaaagaaatatcgAATGTGACTACTATAGAGCGAAGATGTGGAGACATTAATCGGCAGATATAGAGTATCAACTTAAGGAAATAACTTTTGTCTGTGATTATCTTAGGGGGCTTTAAGGTAGAACTGGTTGCTTTAGATTATCCAACCAAAAGTTTATTGTTACAAAACGTGAATTGTAAATGACGTGAGAAAAAATTCGTCCGATACATACCCTTCTATAAGGCTTCAGTTCTTCGGCCAAAAGATGATGGATCCTGGCATCGGTCAGATCCTTCTTAGATGGATTATAATCCAGCTCAGCCATGTCCAGATTACGTGAACAGGTATTGTCTAGATTTGTTAGACTGGGACTGAAGAATGGTTTACACAAGTATCAGTATAAGATAATTAATGATCAAAGAGAAAGGTTTAATTTTACATATTAGATTAGATTTTAGATTTAGGTAAAAACTAAAGAAGTGGTTAAACGAATTTTAGATATACGGAGACATAGAAATACACTTAATGATTTACAAAGAGGCGTTTCACAAACTACGATTTTAGCTAGAAACGACAAACTGCTTTTTGATTTTGAGCTTGAATGAAACACTTTTGCGACGCCCCTGCTTGCATTGtgttcaatttgtttgttgccaAATTCCTTAAACAAAAGATTTGTGCAATTCATGCTCAAGTCAGGGTATATAATCTAcataaattttgaatttattcgTACTCATGCAATATACGATCGTTTTGGTGTGAGTACAGGCAAGATATCATTCAATCCAAAATTCGTTTACCAGGTGGTGTATATTGTTGGCGGTGCCCACCTGCCGCCAATATAGTTATTGGTATAATTCCGGAAAAGGGCGCTCATCGACTCGGTTCCCGTCATCTGGCCAATAGTGGATGGATTTCGCCTCATGACTTCCATGGCATCGCGCATTGTCAGTTTAGAGTACGTCTCGATGATCTTCGGCTCAGCTCCCTACATTAGAATggaaagcaacaaaaataaatcggTACAAACTCGACTTCACTTTTATTAATATTCCCTTTACTAAATCATATCATTTATGTTTCTAAAAGGGTTCATTCTGAAAGATATACTTGAATTGCGACGTTGCCTTCGGCTCTGTTCATCTGCATTTGATGTACTCGCCCCTTTCTTCTTGTTCAATGCTCGTTCATAGCTTTGCATGGGAATGTGGTCcaataaatgcaattcattAATTTCCTAATGGCAGTTCAGGTATAGGCTTAGAGATTTCATGTTCTAAAAGTTTTGACCGTTCTAAACGCATCTATCAACTTAGATGTAAAAATACCTTAAGATCTCTGATCAGCAGCGGACGAATGAAGCGATTGTCAAAACGCTTGAACTTATCACGCACATTGTAGTTGCCCGTTTTGCCCACTATATCCTCAATTCCAGCCATCAAGTGATCCATGAACTGTAAGAAATCAAACTTAAGTAAACGAATCGATGTGCTCTAAAGCTGTGTAGATAACTGACCCGTTCATGAATGCGCTCATTCATGGTTGGCTTGCGTTTATTAGCGCGCTTCACATTAAGGATTTTCACCAGCGGCTTAATAGTGATTCCTTGCAGGAAGACAGTAAAGTAAATCACAGCTATCGTTGTGGTAACAAACATGTTCTTCTGCTTGACCACATTCTCGTCCACTAACAGTACAAGGGCAAAGGCCACAGCACCACGCAATCCTCCGTAGGACATCACAAACTGATCCACCCGGGACAATTTGTGCAGACGGAAGCGATTTGCAAGGGCCGATAGCAAAATGACACCTAAACCAAAATTAAAtagaattaaatataaacttcGTTTTTGTACATTGTAAAATACGTACCAATTACACGAAAAACTGAACAGAAGGCAATGGTCAATACCACAAACCACGTATTCCATACGTGCATGTTGTTCACAGTGGCCACGCCTAGGAACATAAATATAATGGTCTCCGCCGAACTGGATAACATCTTTAAGGCATATTTAACAGTCGTATGCGACTTTTGTGAAATATTCGATTCCACATAGTTTTTCATTGTGATACCACAGAAAGTGATGCTGTGGAATAAGTGTTATTACTAAAATGGTAAAGGTTTGGAATATTTAGAAAACTCACGCTAAAATGCCGCTCATGTGGAATATTTCCGCATTAAGATAGGCCAAGTACGCCAtcacaaatatgaaaatgggTTCTATGACACGCACGTGATCGGTGAATCTGGTCACCAAGCCAGTAAGAAAGCCCCAGATGATGCCTAATATTGTAGAACAATATCAAATGAAGTGCTTCTTGATTTTAAttggtaaatttaattttattgacagAGATTGAAAAGTTCTATCaccaactaaaaatatttagacaAGTATTTATTCTGTGTATGGTTGGCTAGGCAAAGTGTAATTAATTTAGCAATCCGAGTCAAAATCGTGCACTCACCTATGGCAGTGCCACCCAGTGCAACCACAAAAAAGGAACCCACACCGCTGGCGATGTCCTGGGCGATGATTTTGTCCAAGCCTATCTCATTGTAGGACTCCATCATGTGGTACATCACAACCTGGTGGGCAGAAGGAAGACTCAAATTCACTTAACCATGTAAACTTGTTGACTTAATTGCTACCATAACCAGCCCACAATCGCAATCAATAAACCCATCTTACCGTGACAGCATCGTTCAGCAAGGACTCGCCAAAGACGACAATGTACAGGATCTCGTTCACATGTATCTCCTCGAATACGGCCAAAACGGCCACCGGATCCACGGCGGATATCAGTGAGGCAAATAGAAACACGTCCATTAGACCCGGAGTCTCGCTTTCCCCGTAAATTCCCATCTTTCCGCAGGCGTACAACGAGCCACCTTCAAGGGAGAAAAACAGTAGATggtattataaataaaatcagagAGCGTAGGGGGTATGTCATCCATTTCCAGCCATCAATTTGCCGAAGCCGTTCTCAGACTTAATTAGATACTGGCCAATCgatggcattggcattgcatTGTTGTCTTCGAAATGCATCTCCAAGTCACTTAAGTCAATTGATAAGCGTGTTCTTCcaagaataattaaatttgcaaagaCGCAAATTGAATGTTCGCAATAATATTGCTTCAATAAGCACCATTTGTGGCGCCAGTAAATGATGTAAGCTGCAAAAGCCTTCCAACGATTTTACTTGTCGTCAATTAGTTGCTAACaaactatttcaaaatgtatatttatctGAGTCatatcataaataattttttttagagATACCCTTTAAGTAAACAgaaaagttaataaatattattaaattgacaATTGAAGCGAAATTTGGTCTTTTCCAAATGAATCGCGCTGTGTGCTCATTGATATGTAATGCAGTTTGTTAAACATAAGTAATTGCCAAGTCTGGATTTTTTTGGGGTAACTATGGCCACTCAAACGTGTTTCCCGTGGTCCGTTTGCGGTTTCGGTCAGTCATCTAACTGACGCCGACCACCCCTGTCCACCCACCCGGCGTTGTTCcctattttttgttattacaGCACTAGTATTCACATCGCATGTTTCGCTACAGTCTGTGTAAATCTGGTGAAAGCGGGAATCTAATAGGGCCGCCGCCCTATTCCCCCTCGGATGTAGCCTAATTTATTGGAAGTAGAAAACAATATACGCCCACTTAGACAATGACTTTGTTTTCCAGGGGATACAAAAAGGCGGAcgctttaaaatgtatatttcggATGATTCCGCTTCTGTTTACTCATCGGTATCAGGTGTCCAATTGCTGGCGTTGCTGACACCTTTGTAATTGTCAACCATTTTACAAGTGCTGTTCACAGTTCACATTTCATAATTGCTAGATTGGGGGTActtcaattgatttaaaatattgtaattCTATTTTTCAGTAGTTTGCTACACTTCAGGAAGTACAAATAACACATGTGAACAAGTGTGCCAATAATTGAAAGCACAAATGTTGACATGAAAATATTAGGAGATCGaaaaaatttgtattcatCTTTTTTGTCTTGAATACAAGCTTGTCATCAATAATTTCTTCAATAGGAACAATTTTCTTGATTTACGAAACCTTTTCTTGACTTTAGAGAGGAATTTCTTGAGTTGAGAGAAACTACATTTTTACAGAGAATTCTATAAGTTTTGTTATAAAAACAAGGATAAAACGCAATAGTCGAGTTACTCGAAtatcagatacccattactcagctatGGTCAGTGAGACTGAGAAACTTCAACATATATCGATAGGCATATCGATAggaattggcaaaaaaaaaacaataaatcaaaataatttctAAGGTGTAgcatatcaatagaaatttaaatgacaaataacaaaatgaaaacactttaacacatttttcaaaacattttttgggcAGTTTGAAGTGGGCGGGGCATCTACATGCTGAGTCTTATTTTTCTAGTTTTAATAGTTCAGtaggacggacagacgaacatggAGAAATCGACTACTCTACAAgaaacgggtataattataaaatattaattgagtGGTTTCCATAAACATCTTGCTTTTTAAATAGGCCAATCTCTTCTTGGATATTCTTGTTATAATCCAATGGAGACTATATAAAACCCTTGTTggccattaaaaaattatgttGAGTGTACTCATGTACTGCCCCTaacaatgcaaacaaattaaatgacCTCCCACAATCGACAAGTTGAAACGACATCTTCGTTGGCCATTCTTCAATGGATTGACTTAGATGAATGGTATAACCAATCGGCCACCTCTGTTTACTTAGTCATCAAATAAACGACAGCACAACTCGCCCGGGGCTAGCACCGAATCCATCTCGGGTTACCGCACTCACCGATGGTGGCTATGTTGAAGATGGTTCCGACCACCGCCATCAGCAGGATGGTGCCCAGGTTGTCGAAGAACAATCTATTGGGCATAAAGTAGCCTGCGTCCAGGATAATCGGCGGCAGCATGTAGAAGAAGAAGGTATTGGGAGTCAGCGGGGAGACGGCAACATCGGTGCAGAAATAGAGCACCACGCCAATGACCACGCCCACGACAATTAGCAGGCACGATTCCGGAAATATTAGATGCAGTTTGGGCGTCATATGGAAGCCTGAAATAAATTGTTAGATATATAAGTTAAGGTAAATATACTAGGTAAACACGAACATTCTACAACGCAATGGCTAAAATGGCGTGGGTGGtgtaactaaaaataaacatatttcattaatttacTATACTCGCTTGgcatacaaattacaatttaacCTTTccataaaaatactgataaagtttgttgttttttcccaGGGTCTCTTTTAAGTTATACCCTTTAAAGCTTTTTAGACAGCTGGGTTCAAGGGTAAAGGGATAATTATGATTTGTCAACAAATCaaggctattgatcctgattaagaatatttaAGGTCGGAAACGCCGTTGCCGAGGAGTCAGCGATCGCCGGCGGacatttagtttatttttagtttagCAAGATGGATTAGGACGCAAACGTGTGCAGTACTTCTCCAGTACCAGTCAACGTCACCTGGAACAATATATATACGTGtgcaaaagccacaaaaactaCAATTGTCATAAGCAATATCATTACAAGAAGTTTgaattccaattccatttgcgaggaatatatatatatttaaatcgaTATATCAATGTGTACCAGCCACGTTAACAAGTAATGTCCGAGACCAGAAACCCAAACTCAATGTCAAATCTGAATCTATATCTAAATCTAAATCGAAGCATTTGTTCCAAAGATATCAGagttcaacgaatctagtatacccttttactttacgattCCTTAattatcagatacccgttactcagctagaggAAGTGCTAATGAGAAATGTcatttttttgggaaatcggtcgaaatttgcaaaacaaatattaaaataaaaaaacacaacaaaggacaaaattgtgggcgttgtAAGCGTTTTTTTAAGCGTAAGAAGTGGCGCGCaaagaaatgtttttggtaTACCGGAAAAATTTTAccagacaaataaaaaaattaaaataaaattaaaacatttttcaactctaGTATACTTTTcgaatctagtacacccttttactgtacgaataatttaaaattattaaacatcTGTCAATGATTTAATAGTTTCGAAGAAGTTTTATCTTATCGGGGAGCTCATTTCCTTGATAAGTGCCAAGCCTCTCATCTTACTATCGACCTTCCCACTAGTTTGCTCTGGCCAACTGGCATTTGCAGTCTATTTTCGCCTACATTTTTGGCCCTTATCCGATTGCGCCGAATAAATCCGAGCGTTCGTCCACTcaaaaatagaaatgaaatCGGAAACAAGGACCCGAAAAAACATGGCAAGCGCCCTTGTTGaggaaaatggattttctctCGCCTGCAGTCAAGGTTATGGACAGGGCCACCGATAAACTTGTCTGGGGCAGTGTTAAATTGCCGACACGGGGGAcagtaataaataaaccaaaactGAAAGCATTGGTAATGAAGTCTCGAGAGGCCTGAAAGCGGTCGAGAATCAAGGTAAGTGATTAATACATAGCCTTTGGACCCAATTGTTGCTCGGGGCAAGGTCAAGGTCCCGATTCTTGCTGCTTGTTGCACACATCCACTGAGGGGTTATGTAATGTCCTTCTGCCACGAATCGCACCCATCGGCCCACGCTGTTACGTCGCCGACTTGACGCAAATCTGCATGATGGCGTCGTCGTAGGAATTACATAAACCATATTGATTTTGCATGACAagagcaaaaggaaaaaagtcACCCACGCCCAGGAGCATTTCCTTTCACAGGAAATGGACTCGTGGCTTGCCTGgcaaattatgtttattattactGTAAAGCCTTTGCTAATAAGCGGCTTTAAGTGTTactaataatttaatgttcaGCTGTAGAGTAATCAATTTTCAAGGCGAATAGTTTACTTACCGATTTTAGCTATACTGGCCGAAAGGATCCAGATTCCGATGATGAACGGCGTCTTTACACGAGCAAAGTCCACACTGGAGAGGGGATACCGCTCCATTTTGTGGCTTTCGCCGCCATCCTGGTCACCGGATTTCAATGGCTCGGCACGTAACAGCCTCACCGATGGCGTTGGATCCAGGCCCACATCCACCGCATCGACGGGCGTCGACCGGCGCAGCTGGTTTTGGGCAGGAAGGAAGAGAGAAATATTTTGGATATTAGCGGTGTTTCTAATTGGCAAACACGGAGCGGAAAATGGATAAATGCGCGATGCAACTAATAAATTACCAACACCTACAAAGGAAAACATCAAATGTTTACATGGTTGTATAAATTGCGGAATATAATATCCAGATCAGTTGGGTTGGGAATATCAGGGGTTCCGTTAACCGTTTGGTAACACGccattcaaaatgaaaatgattatTATTAGTGACGACAATTCCTATTCAAATTCGGTTGAAACTTTGATCTAGGTCAGTGAGCTAACTGCCAGAATGtttgatatacatatgtatgtcagCCAAtcaatgcatatttaattgcgAATTGGGGTTAATCAGTTTTGGTGAGTCagtaaacaaagaaaacaatatagcccataaataaaaaaaaaaattgaaaatgtgttACAGTGGCATATATCAGATAAAACttcaattttccaaataaaattgtgcATGTGTCATCACCGTCTACGGAGTGCACTTAAGAATATAGTTTACGACCTTTGAGGGACTGTAAATTAAGATTCACACGacaattagttatttaattCTTAAGCTTCGGTTaatcaaattataatttttgcaaTAGTTATGAATTGTGATTATATACATGTTCAgcatataattttattttataattttggaCTGCAATTTTGCCGTACTCACATTTAGCTGGGTGACCGCATCTACAATATCCTGGCTGACCTTTCCCGAAGCCACTCCCACAGCAATCGTGTTGGGCCGGGCCTGGGCAATTTCAAGGATCAGGACTAGGGCGCAAATAAGCAGCATCCTTTTGCTGATCATACCCCGCCAGTTGGAGGATGTGCAGGATGTGTTGCGGTTTGCGGGCGCTGTCTGTGGCTCTattctcgttttgtttttatctttcGATGGTAGTGGTgcttctgtatctgtatctgttatTGCAGAAACTATAGTTTTGAAGAGGGATTCCGAGCTGGAGGTTTTGATCCTCCAGCAGGCTCTTCGGGCCAAATTCATTTGCTGTTGCAGCGCCGGAGTGGCACTGTCGTAATCTTGCTCCGTGCGGATGCTCATTATGATCCTATATTCACTTTTATGATCCTGGCATACTACATGCTACTTAGCCAGGTTTATTTTTTAGCTGTTACGTTTCCTTACCTACCAGGAGAAAAAAGagtaaatcaatttcaataagTTTATCTTGCCTTCCTTTTTATTACTATCACTCTTCAAGTCGACCGACCTGCCACAATAACCAATTGAAACTGGTTAAAACCCACGGATTTCACTGGCCATGAAGACTTCTGGCCGAAATCCATATATACTCCATTAAATAAcgcatttatatttatctatCAAGCACCCGTGGGGTTTTCTTAACTCTCTTTGATTTGTTGGCTCCTTCTCTTTGGAACagttgcaaataaaaatgtgctaAAATCGAATCGCATTTTAAATTATCTGTGTGGCACGTGATTTTTCATTcacaataaaattaatgatAAACCCTGTTAAGTCTGCAATGCATAAGTAATATTAGTTGGTAAATGATTTAATCTGTGCCTGCAACCTATGTTTATTCCATTCATCCAAATTTAAAAGGCTCCTGGTTATTTCCGATGTTAATTCGAATGTTTGTGTACttgtttaaagttttaaaaagaaattatcaGGCATTCATGTAGACAATATTTGCTTTTCGAACTGGATAGATCCAGTGCTCTTAGCGCCGTGCAAATTTAGCGACTTAATACCATTAGTCAATATGGCCATAAAGCGAGGTAAACACATGAGTAAATATAATGGCAACTGTCAGTTGGTCTGCGATAAGACCTGATTTGCATTATTGGCGAAAATTTattagcagcagcagtaagCTTATCTGTCGGGTGCCGAATAACTGAAGGTTCCCAATTGAGCAATTCGTCTGTACAACGATTGTAATTGATGATGCTGATAAATCTGAGGGCATTGTACGAGTCGGATTCTGTAATTGTCCCGACTTGAGCAATTGCATCCGTTTGTTTCGCTATCTGCTGGGATAAGTGTCGGCCAcctaattatataaaattagtAGTCAATTTTAGATGATAACTCAATGCATTTTTCCCGTCTCCAAATTCAATTGTTCAATTGGCCATTTTAAAATCAGTGACGTTGATTACAATCCACTAACAGTTGGGCAACTGATCGACTTTTTTGGAAAGGTTAATGCTTAACAGACGgcagaatttatttattactttactttgatagaaatttaaaaaaaataaattttgtatttaggCAGGCGTCTTAAAACTTTAAGACAATAAACTAAAGTATCATTTGCGAATTATAACTAGACTGAAATTTTCTAAAATttcggaaaataaaaagtggaATGAAACTTTCAAAATCGTTTACAGCGTTGTGCTTTTAAGAACTGAGCAAcgatttaattgatttcttcGCACATCGCCAGCCACCAGACACCACCGAAATgtgttaatatttaatttgagttTACTTTATACTTTTAGCCACCTTGGGGCTAAGATGTAAATCGGATTGCTTCTCCGCCGAAGCCCTTCCGCTATCTACCGCCTTCATAAACTtacatgtttatttttgctcaTAAGGCGACTAATCGATAAAAACGTAAATATCTGAGTTCAGGATTAGGCAGCGgtaattaatttacatttgaaaggttaatttacatttacattagGTCGTTGTATTCAAATAGAACTATactatatttttgaatatatcCAATTGGgaatatatagatacatacatataatacgCATATGCCTTAAGTATATTTTGGCCAGCAGCCAATTGAGTGACTTTTTAGGAAAATATGGTGGC
This sequence is a window from Drosophila teissieri strain GT53w chromosome 2R, Prin_Dtei_1.1, whole genome shotgun sequence. Protein-coding genes within it:
- the LOC122613750 gene encoding sodium/hydrogen exchanger 3 isoform X9 translates to MSIRTEQDYDSATPALQQQMNLARRACWRIKTSSSESLFKTIVSAITDTDTEAPLPSKDKNKTRIEPQTAPANRNTSCTSSNWRGMISKRMLLICALVLILEIAQARPNTIAVGVASGKVSQDIVDAVTQLNLRRSTPVDAVDVGLDPTPSVRLLRAEPLKSGDQDGGESHKMERYPLSSVDFARVKTPFIIGIWILSASIAKIGFHMTPKLHLIFPESCLLIVVGVVIGVVLYFCTDVAVSPLTPNTFFFYMLPPIILDAGYFMPNRLFFDNLGTILLMAVVGTIFNIATIGGSLYACGKMGIYGESETPGLMDVFLFASLISAVDPVAVLAVFEEIHVNEILYIVVFGESLLNDAVTVVMYHMMESYNEIGLDKIIAQDIASGVGSFFVVALGGTAIGIIWGFLTGLVTRFTDHVRVIEPIFIFVMAYLAYLNAEIFHMSGILAITFCGITMKNYVESNISQKSHTTVKYALKMLSSSAETIIFMFLGVATVNNMHVWNTWFVVLTIAFCSVFRVIGVILLSALANRFRLHKLSRVDQFVMSYGGLRGAVAFALVLLVDENVVKQKNMFVTTTIAVIYFTVFLQGITIKPLVKILNVKRANKRKPTMNERIHERFMDHLMAGIEDIVGKTGNYNVRDKFKRFDNRFIRPLLIRDLKGAEPKIIETYSKLTMRDAMEVMRRNPSTIGQMTGTESMSALFRNYTNNYIGGRWAPPTIYTTCPSLTNLDNTCSRNLDMAELDYNPSKKDLTDARIHHLLAEELKPYRRASIQMHRRLSYSRHAVDDRDLSTQVNYKMQMNFRRMFNDRKHHKRSKRGASNKEAKENVKQNHVSFHDFQQNGTTKQLTNAEECQQNPNEINVVGLSDDWDDGLTFTAKSSPHIQNLPGFDASKARIVVQHYAPRADDNPDTDLESPEQAIGPTAAELILPWRRDRSYQSIVAEHPIPEEDRNLSRESDGERRVATPTATESQLPWKRQGDECTDAVQQNEFPAWASNKEYLAYNSPSATFLGGINKPKQPKSVIGLFRRESSSSKAGSVGIGSTGAMDSAATGSDTMMVPMSSQPPNTPSSSMHNPRLDKRSQSISSSSLGAGTHQIGPDGHSGPFPITASHRRNVRRGSMLELSGDTIPEESSYQHGHSKSLCEPADSDEWEGAPLSTAGGANSELLMRMSGREPLLSRPSNTPRAQIRRMNAGAVGGAGVTHAGRKNQVTKALLDYEDSETDSDENDDDEDEDFDSYDDENIVVTTFTTPASGRRSGSSPGSGSEANTAPTTTTSIRLTRNNDESII
- the LOC122613750 gene encoding sodium/hydrogen exchanger 3 isoform X15, which produces MSIRTEQDYDSATPALQQQMNLARRACWRIKTSSSESLFKTIVSAITDTDTEAPLPSKDKNKTRIEPQTAPANRNTSCTSSNWRGMISKRMLLICALVLILEIAQARPNTIAVGVASGKVSQDIVDAVTQLNLRRSTPVDAVDVGLDPTPSVRLLRAEPLKSGDQDGGESHKMERYPLSSVDFARVKTPFIIGIWILSASIAKIGFHMTPKLHLIFPESCLLIVVGVVIGVVLYFCTDVAVSPLTPNTFFFYMLPPIILDAGYFMPNRLFFDNLGTILLMAVVGTIFNIATIGGSLYACGKMGIYGESETPGLMDVFLFASLISAVDPVAVLAVFEEIHVNEILYIVVFGESLLNDAVTVVMYHMMESYNEIGLDKIIAQDIASGVGSFFVVALGGTAIGIIWGFLTGLVTRFTDHVRVIEPIFIFVMAYLAYLNAEIFHMSGILAITFCGITMKNYVESNISQKSHTTVKYALKMLSSSAETIIFMFLGVATVNNMHVWNTWFVVLTIAFCSVFRVIGVILLSALANRFRLHKLSRVDQFVMSYGGLRGAVAFALVLLVDENVVKQKNMFVTTTIAVIYFTVFLQGITIKPLVKILNVKRANKRKPTMNERIHERFMDHLMAGIEDIVGKTGNYNVRDKFKRFDNRFIRPLLIRDLKGAEPKIIETYSKLTMRDAMEVMRRNPSTIGQMTGTESMSALFRNYTNNYIGGSPSLTNLDNTCSRNLDMAELDYNPSKKDLTDARIHHLLAEELKPYRRHRRLSYSRHAVDDRDLSTQVNYKMQMNFRRMFNDRKHHKRSKRGASNKAKENVKQNHVSFHDFQQNGTTKQLTNDYINNVLNETAEECQQNPNEINVVGLSDDWDDGLTFTAKSSLAEHPIPEEDRNLSRESDGERRVATPTATESQLPWKRQGDECTDAVQQNEFPAWASNKEYLAYNSPSATFLGGINKPKQPKSVIGLFRRESSSSKAGSVGIGSTGAMDSAATGSDTMMVPMSSQPPNTPSSSMHNPRLDKRSQSISSSSLGAGTHQIGPDGHSGPFPITASHRRNVRRGSMLELSGDTIPEESSYQHGHSKSLCEPADSDEWEGAPLSTAGGANSELLMRMSGREPLLSRPSNTPRAQIRRMNAGAVGGAGVTHAGRKNQVTKALLDYEDSETDSDENDDDEDEDFDSYDDENIVVTTFTTPASGRRSGSSPGSGSEANTAPTTTTSIRLTRNNDESII
- the LOC122613750 gene encoding sodium/hydrogen exchanger 3 isoform X11, giving the protein MSIRTEQDYDSATPALQQQMNLARRACWRIKTSSSESLFKTIVSAITDTDTEAPLPSKDKNKTRIEPQTAPANRNTSCTSSNWRGMISKRMLLICALVLILEIAQARPNTIAVGVASGKVSQDIVDAVTQLNLRRSTPVDAVDVGLDPTPSVRLLRAEPLKSGDQDGGESHKMERYPLSSVDFARVKTPFIIGIWILSASIAKIGFHMTPKLHLIFPESCLLIVVGVVIGVVLYFCTDVAVSPLTPNTFFFYMLPPIILDAGYFMPNRLFFDNLGTILLMAVVGTIFNIATIGGSLYACGKMGIYGESETPGLMDVFLFASLISAVDPVAVLAVFEEIHVNEILYIVVFGESLLNDAVTVVMYHMMESYNEIGLDKIIAQDIASGVGSFFVVALGGTAIGIIWGFLTGLVTRFTDHVRVIEPIFIFVMAYLAYLNAEIFHMSGILAITFCGITMKNYVESNISQKSHTTVKYALKMLSSSAETIIFMFLGVATVNNMHVWNTWFVVLTIAFCSVFRVIGVILLSALANRFRLHKLSRVDQFVMSYGGLRGAVAFALVLLVDENVVKQKNMFVTTTIAVIYFTVFLQGITIKPLVKILNVKRANKRKPTMNERIHERFMDHLMAGIEDIVGKTGNYNVRDKFKRFDNRFIRPLLIRDLKGAEPKIIETYSKLTMRDAMEVMRRNPSTIGQMTGTESMSALFRNYTNNYIGGRWAPPTIYTTCPSLTNLDNTCSRNLDMAELDYNPSKKDLTDARIHHLLAEELKPYRRASIQMHRRLSYSRHAVDDRDLSTQVNYKMQMNFRRMFNDRKHHKRSKRGASNKEAKENVKQNHVSFHDFQQNGTTKQLTNDYINNVLNETAEECQQNPNEINVVGLSDDWDDGLTFTAKSSLAEHPIPEEDRNLSRESDGERRVATPTATESQLPWKRQGDECTDAVQQNEFPAWASNKEYLAYNSPSATFLGGINKPKQPKSVIGLFRRESSSSKAGSVGIGSTGAMDSAATGSDTMMVPMSSQPPNTPSSSMHNPRLDKRSQSISSSSLGAGTHQIGPDGHSGPFPITASHRRNVRRGSMLELSGDTIPEESSYQHGHSKSLCEPADSDEWEGAPLSTAGGANSELLMRMSGREPLLSRPSNTPRAQIRRMNAGAVGGAGVTHAGRKNQVTKALLDYEDSETDSDENDDDEDEDFDSYDDENIVVTTFTTPASGRRSGSSPGSGSEANTAPTTTTSIRLTRNNDESII
- the LOC122613750 gene encoding sodium/hydrogen exchanger 3 isoform X3, giving the protein MSIRTEQDYDSATPALQQQMNLARRACWRIKTSSSESLFKTIVSAITDTDTEAPLPSKDKNKTRIEPQTAPANRNTSCTSSNWRGMISKRMLLICALVLILEIAQARPNTIAVGVASGKVSQDIVDAVTQLNLRRSTPVDAVDVGLDPTPSVRLLRAEPLKSGDQDGGESHKMERYPLSSVDFARVKTPFIIGIWILSASIAKIGFHMTPKLHLIFPESCLLIVVGVVIGVVLYFCTDVAVSPLTPNTFFFYMLPPIILDAGYFMPNRLFFDNLGTILLMAVVGTIFNIATIGGSLYACGKMGIYGESETPGLMDVFLFASLISAVDPVAVLAVFEEIHVNEILYIVVFGESLLNDAVTVVMYHMMESYNEIGLDKIIAQDIASGVGSFFVVALGGTAIGIIWGFLTGLVTRFTDHVRVIEPIFIFVMAYLAYLNAEIFHMSGILAITFCGITMKNYVESNISQKSHTTVKYALKMLSSSAETIIFMFLGVATVNNMHVWNTWFVVLTIAFCSVFRVIGVILLSALANRFRLHKLSRVDQFVMSYGGLRGAVAFALVLLVDENVVKQKNMFVTTTIAVIYFTVFLQGITIKPLVKILNVKRANKRKPTMNERIHERFMDHLMAGIEDIVGKTGNYNVRDKFKRFDNRFIRPLLIRDLKGAEPKIIETYSKLTMRDAMEVMRRNPSTIGQMTGTESMSALFRNYTNNYIGGRWAPPTIYTTCPSLTNLDNTCSRNLDMAELDYNPSKKDLTDARIHHLLAEELKPYRRHRRLSYSRHAVDDRDLSTQVNYKMQMNFRRMFNDRKHHKRSKRGASNKEAKENVKQNHVSFHDFQQNGTTKQLTNDYINNVLNETAEECQQNPNEINVVGLSDDWDDGLTFTAKSSPDSDRANNNSLIAHIQNLPGFDASKARIVVQHYAPRADDNPDTDLESPEQAIGPTAAELILPWRRDRSYQSIVAEHPIPEEDRNLSRESDGERRVATPTATESQLPWKRQGDECTDAVQQNEFPAWASNKEYLAYNSPSATFLGGINKPKQPKSVIGLFRRESSSSKAGSVGIGSTGAMDSAATGSDTMMVPMSSQPPNTPSSSMHNPRLDKRSQSISSSSLGAGTHQIGPDGHSGPFPITASHRRNVRRGSMLELSGDTIPEESSYQHGHSKSLCEPADSDEWEGAPLSTAGGANSELLMRMSGREPLLSRPSNTPRAQIRRMNAGAVGGAGVTHAGRKNQVTKALLDYEDSETDSDENDDDEDEDFDSYDDENIVVTTFTTPASGRRSGSSPGSGSEANTAPTTTTSIRLTRNNDESII